GATGCTGACCACGTTGGTGAACGCCATTCTGGAAAAACTCGACGATGACACGATGGTGCTGGGTAAAACCGATTACGGCTATGACCTGGTTCGCTAACGCCGTTAACGCCTCCCCTGGCAAGGGGGAGGTCGGGAAGGGGCGTCAATGTTTACCAGACAGAACCCGCGCGTTTTTTCCGCTCCACAGGAGGACGTATGGCCAACATCATTCTTCGTCAGCGTGCTGACGGCATGCACTGTTACATCGCCAAAAAAGATCTGGAAGCCAAAGTCACGTTCCTGGAATTCGACCGGCCCGACTACTGGGGAGGCCGCATCGAACTGGAAGGGGGACAAGCGTGGTTTGTTGCGCCGTTGAGCGAAAAACCGACTTTGCCCGTCACCTTACGTGCCAAAAAATATGAAAACTAATGATCGATCATGGCTGACATGGTCGCATAAACACCGGAGATGCTCATGAGCCTGACTCGGGACGATTTACTCTTCTGGCGGCTATTTGCCCTGGCGCAACTGCTGCCGGAAATTGCACCCGCAACGTTAATCAACTGGCTGGAAACCACCTGCGATGAGGCGTTGACGCTAGAACGCCTGTCCGCACTGTCGCTGGATGAGTTATCCCGCCATGTGCCCGTGGATAATAGCGTACTCACCGTCGCCCGCTGGCAGCAAATCATGGATTGCCTGCACGGTAATCTGCCTCCTCATTTAACTACACAGCCCGAGCGCAAACAGGGGCAACAGCTACAGGTGGCGTTCGCCTCCAGCAACGGTCTGACGATTAACGGCCACTTTGGTCAATGCCGTCTGTTCTTTATTTACGCCTGGGATCGGCAAGGACCGTTCCTCAGCGGATTACGGCGCTATCAGCCGCTGGAAGGAGAGGAGGGAAATGAAGGGCGGCTGCGCCTGCTGACCGACTGTCACCTGCTGTTTTGCGAGTCGATTGGCGGGCCTGCGGCAGCCAGGGTGATCCGGCATAACATCCACCCGATCAAAGTTCCCCCGGCGACCACCATTGACGAGCAGCTACAGGCGCTGCATGGCATGATTACCGAACATATGCCGCCCTGGCTGGCGAAGCGGCTGGG
This window of the Brenneria goodwinii genome carries:
- the nifT gene encoding putative nitrogen fixation protein NifT, producing the protein MANIILRQRADGMHCYIAKKDLEAKVTFLEFDRPDYWGGRIELEGGQAWFVAPLSEKPTLPVTLRAKKYEN
- a CDS encoding NifB/NifX family molybdenum-iron cluster-binding protein, whose protein sequence is MTRDDLLFWRLFALAQLLPEIAPATLINWLETTCDEALTLERLSALSLDELSRHVPVDNSVLTVARWQQIMDCLHGNLPPHLTTQPERKQGQQLQVAFASSNGLTINGHFGQCRLFFIYAWDRQGPFLSGLRRYQPLEGEEGNEGRLRLLTDCHLLFCESIGGPAAARVIRHNIHPIKVPPATTIDEQLQALHGMITEHMPPWLAKRLGKDNPLQQRQFGF